A single genomic interval of Daucus carota subsp. sativus chromosome 1, DH1 v3.0, whole genome shotgun sequence harbors:
- the LOC108219336 gene encoding uncharacterized protein LOC108219336 — protein sequence MYNFQKNFCGMNPKRYGTAEKITSESFDAWFTYTPLQVMKGERFYLRMLLNIVCGATSFEDVHTVNGIVYNTDKEACFQHGLLESDDEWHEAIRDASIHQTGAQLRELFVTMLLFRDVSDVTASWEQHWKSFSDDIELRQRRGSGKQNFLRKRGKTLEDFPTLLERDERFHRQSQNTLLYEENMYDTRALGIEVEKCRAMLNEQQSYVFETVVANVTIKKGDLFFVYGHGGTGKTFLWKTIINKLRSEEKIVLVVASSGIASLLIEGGRSAHSRFKIPIDIDENCTCNIQQQSFLAELIVQTDLIIWDEAPMNHKHIFEAVDRSVRDLMRHTDICNLEISFGGKMVLLGGDFRQIFPILPKKGREDIVMTSINKSYLWNECTIPLELYLDPKDDGKKVVIDTVYCDLHNMCGDAGYFKNRP from the exons ATGTACAATTTCCAGAAAAATTTCTGTGGGATGAATCCCAAAAGGTATGGAACCGCAGAAAAAATAACATCCGAGTCATTTGACGCTTGGTTTACGTACACCCCACTGCAG GTTATGAAAG GTGAAAGGTTTTATTTGAGAATGCTTTTGAACATTGTATGTGGCGCAACATCTTTCGAGGATGTTCACACTGTAAATGGAATTGTGTACAACACCGACAAAGAAGCCTGTTTCCAACATGGTCTGCTAGAGTCTGATGATGAATGGCATGAGGCGATTCGAGATGCATCCATACATCAAACTGGTGCTCAATTGAGGGAATTATTCGTGACAATGTTATTATTCCGTGATGTCTCAGATGTAACGGCATCATGGGAACAACATTGGAAATCATTTTCAGATGACATCGAGCTTAGACAAAGACGAGGTTCTGGAAAGCAAAATTTT CTGCGAAAGAGAGGTAAAACATTGGAGGATTTTCCAACTTTACTCGAACGAGATGAACGTTTTCATAGGCAAAGTCAAAACACTCTTTTGTATGAAGAGAATATGTACGATACGAGAGCATTAGGAATTGAAGTAGAGAAATGTCGTGCCATGTTAAATGAGCAACAATCATATGTCTTCGAAACTGTTGTTGCTAATGTTACAATAAAGAAAGGTgatctattttttgtttatgggCATGGAGGTACTGGAAAGACATTTTTATGGAAGACTATTATTAACAAACTCAGATCTGAAGAAAAAATCGTGCTTGTAGTTGCATCATCAGGCATTGCATCACTGTTGATTGAAGGTGGACGTTCGGCTCATTCTAGATTCAAGATACCTATTGACATCGATGAGAACTGTACATGTAATATACAACAACAATCGTTTCTAGCAGAATTGATTGTGCAGacagatttgattatttgggATGAGGCACCAATGAATCACAAACATATATTTGAAGCTGTTGATCGATCAGTTCGTGACTTAATGCGGCACACAGATATATGCAATCTTGAAATATCATTTGGAGGAAAAATGGTGTTGCTAGGTGGTGATTTCAGACAAATATTCCCTATTCTACCGAAAAAAGGTCGTGAAGATATTGTCATGACTTCCATTAATAAATCATACTTATGGAATGAGTGCACA ATCCCTCTTGAATTATATCTAGATCCAAAGGATGATGGAAAGAAAGTGGTTATAGATACAGTTTACTGTGATTTACACAATATGTGTGGTGATGCAGGCTATTTCAAGAACCGGCCATAA